The region GCGACTTCAAATATATTAATGCCGTATCAATAGGCTGTTTTGCCTATGCTGTAGTTGCATATCTTAACCAAGGGACGTATCTTGTAATTTATGGCCATATCTGTTGAAAAACTGACCGAAGCCGTCTTATCGCTGCCGAGCGAGGCGCGGGCATTGCTTGCCGATCGTTTGGTAGAAAGCCTGGATCCTCTCGCGGACGAGGATGTTCGTGATTTATGGGCTGCCGAGGCGCTCCGTCGGCGTGATGAGGTTCGTGAAGGGAAGATCCCCGCTATTTCTGGCGAGGCCGCCCTGGAGCAGGTACGAAATTCCCTCAAGAAATGAAGTTTGAGTTTCATCCCCAAGCGCTTGCCGAGTTCGAGGAAGCTGCACATTATTACGAGCGATGCCAGCATGGTCTGGGGCTTCGTTTCTATTCAAATGTCGAAGCAACGCTTCAAAATATCATTGAAAACCCCGGGCGCTGGCCGGTTCTGCACCAAGATGTTCGTCGTTGTCTCACGCGGGTATTTCCGTATGCGGTGCTTTACACCGTGGAACCCGAATATGTGCTTGTTGTGGCAGTCATGCATTGTCACCAAAAACCCGGATATTGGAGTGCTCGGGTATAACCGGGTGTCCGGCTAATTTCCAGGTCACCATCGGTGGTCGCCAGCAGCAGCTTGAAGGGCGTGCCGCCCCAGATCAGCGCCGAGACGACCACATTGGTATCAAGAACGATCCGCATCGTCGGCGTTGGCCTGACGGGTGCGGCGCTCAGCGCGTACCGCCTTGACCTCGGCGACGATTTCCTCGTCGCTCATCGGCGGAATGCGTCCTTCAGCAGTTGGGCCAACGCTTCGGGCGTGAGCAGCCCGGCGCGTTGCGCTTCCTGCGCCAATTGATCCGGCAAAGTAATTTTTATGGTCGTCATGGTCATACTCCTTAAAAAAACAGCATATTACGAATTCGTCCCCCTTAATACTCAAGGGCGCGCTGAATAACAGAGTGCAAGACTCGGCCTCTCAGCCTTTCAGGTGTCGGAAAACTTTACACTTTTCACCTGGGGATTCAGATGCGCAAAATAAACGCCATATAAACCATATTGTTATAAAAATGGCATGGTAATTGCTTTGGTAGCCATTCAATATCGAGGGCTCAGCCCTCGCCGTGGCCTCTGTCATGCAAGGCAGGGATAACAAGTTTAAAGAAGATGGGTAGGGTTTGATGAGACGAATGAAGTGTTTTGGCTTTATTGCATCGTTATATCTTTCGATAGATCAAATTCGGAACCGGTTTTTCTGTAAAAGTTACCTGGGTGTTGGATTCATGGCGATTTTGTTGTGGGCGCCACAACTTTCTTTCGCGGCGGGATCTTATTGTGCAATAAGCGGTTTATCTGGGGGGGGAAAGCTTATGTGGTTTTCTCACATTAGAAGAAGCTGCCGCCTGGGGTTGGGATAACTCCCTTCTCAAAGCACAATCCCCATCTGGATCTCCATATACATTTGGAGGGGTGGTTTATTATAAACACGCGCCTGACGGCGCTCAACCCGCCGCAGGCTGGACTAATTATTGGTGGGGTTACTATAATTATGGGAACGGCCCATATTACTATTACCCA is a window of Gammaproteobacteria bacterium DNA encoding:
- a CDS encoding addiction module protein, which translates into the protein MAISVEKLTEAVLSLPSEARALLADRLVESLDPLADEDVRDLWAAEALRRRDEVREGKIPAISGEAALEQVRNSLKK
- a CDS encoding type II toxin-antitoxin system RelE/ParE family toxin; the protein is MKFEFHPQALAEFEEAAHYYERCQHGLGLRFYSNVEATLQNIIENPGRWPVLHQDVRRCLTRVFPYAVLYTVEPEYVLVVAVMHCHQKPGYWSARV